In one window of Drosophila mauritiana strain mau12 chromosome X, ASM438214v1, whole genome shotgun sequence DNA:
- the LOC117147647 gene encoding chitinase-like protein Idgf4, with protein sequence MKLYALFSLLVGSLAIGQISAAGSHHLLCYYDGSSFVREGLSKLILTDLEPALQYCTHLVYGYAGINPSSNKLVSNNEKLDLDLGSSLFRQVTGLKRKYPALKVLLSVGGDKDTVDPENNKYLTLLESSNARIPFINSAHSLVKTYGFDGLDLGWQFPKNKPKKVHGSIGKFWKGFKKIFSGDHVVDEKAEEHKEAFTALVRELKNAFRPDGYILGLSVLPNVNSSLFFDVPAIINNLDYVNLHTYDFQTPERNNEVADFPAPIYELNERNPEFNVNYQVKYWTGNRAPAAKINVGIATYGRAWKLTKDSGLTGLPPVAEADGVAPAGTQTQIPGLLSWPEVCAKLPNPANQHLKGADGPLRKVGDPTKRFGSYAYRSADDSGENGVWVGYEDPDTAAIKAEYVKREGLGGIAVVDLSFDDFRGGCTGHDKFPILRQVKSKL encoded by the exons ATGAAGCTCTACGCCCTGTTCTCCCTTCTGGTAGGATCTTTGGCCATTGGTCAGATTTCCGCCGCCGGATCTCATCACCTACTTTGTTACTACGACGGCAGCAGTTTTGTCCGCGAGG GCCTCTCCAAGCTGATCCTGACCGATCTCGAGCCCGCCCTGCAGTACTGCACCCATCTGGTCTACGGATATGCCGGCATTAATCCCTCGAGCAACAAGCTGGTCAGCAACAATGAGAAGTTGGACCTGGATCTGGGCAGCAGCCTGTTCCGCCAGGTGACGGGATTGAAGCGCAAGTACCCAGCCCTCAAGGTCCTGCTCAGCGTGGGTGGCGACAAGGACACCGTGGACCCGGAGAACAACAAGTATCTGACCCTGCTGGAGAGCAGCAATGCCAGGATTCCGTTCATCAACAGTGCCCATTCGCTGGTGAAGACCTACGGCTTCGATGGCCTCGATCTCGGCTGGCAGTTCCCCAAGAACAAGCCGAAGAAGGTGCACGGCAGCATTGGCAAGTTCTGGAAGGGATTCAAGAAGATCTTCAGCGGTGATCATGTCGTCGACGAGAAGGCCGAGGAGCACAAGGAGGCCTTCACCGCCCTGGTTCGCGAACTGAAGAACGCCTTCCGTCCCGATGGCTACATCCTGGGTCTCAGTGTCCTGCCCAATGTGAACTCTTCGC TGTTCTTCGATGTGCCCGCTATCATCAACAACTTGGACTACGTGAACCTGCACACCTACGACTTCCAGACCCCCGAGCGCAACAACGAGGTGGCCGACTTCCCGGCACCGATCTACGAGCTGAACGAGCGCAATCCGGAGTTCAATGTCAACTACCAGGTAAAATACTGGACCGGAAACCGTGCTCCGGCCGCCAAGATTAACGTGGGCATTGCCACCTACGGACGTGCCTGGAAATTGACCAAGGATTCGGGACTGACTGGACTTCCACCAGTTGCCGAGGCTGATGGTGTGGCTCCTGCCGGAACCCAGACCCAGATCCCCGGACTTCTTAGCTGGCCAGAGGTGTGCGCCAAGCTCCCCAATCCCGCCAATCAGCATCTGAAGGGCGCCGATGGTCCGCTGCGGAAGGTGGGCGATCCGACCAAGCGCTTTGGAAGCTATGCCTACCGCTCCGCCGACGACAGTGGTGAAAATGGAGTCTGGGTGGGATACGAGGATCCCGATACGGCGGCCATCAAGGCGGAGTACGTTAAGCGCGAAGGACTCGGCGGCATCGCCGTTGTCGATCTGAGCTTCGACGACTTCCGCGGCGGCTGCACTGGCCACGACAAGTTCCCCATCCTGCGCCAGGTCAAGAGCAAGTTGTAG